The [Eubacterium] siraeum genome contains a region encoding:
- the tnpA gene encoding IS200/IS605 family transposase produces MNDNHSLSHSKWNCKYHIVFAPKYRRQVVYGQLKADIGKILRTLCEQKKVNIIEAEACPDHIHMLVEIPPNISVAQFMGYLKGKSSLMIFDRHANLKYKYGNRHFWCRGYYVDTVGKNKKAIEEYIRNQLTEDIANDQITLKEYIDPFTGSKNQ; encoded by the coding sequence ATGAATGACAATCATAGTTTATCACATTCGAAGTGGAATTGCAAGTATCACATAGTATTCGCACCGAAATACCGAAGGCAGGTAGTGTACGGGCAGTTGAAAGCAGATATAGGGAAAATACTGCGAACATTATGTGAACAGAAAAAAGTGAATATAATCGAAGCAGAAGCATGCCCGGATCACATACATATGTTGGTGGAAATACCACCGAACATAAGTGTAGCGCAGTTTATGGGGTATCTAAAAGGAAAGAGCTCATTGATGATATTTGATAGGCATGCAAATTTGAAATACAAGTATGGGAATCGGCATTTCTGGTGCAGAGGATATTACGTAGATACAGTAGGAAAGAACAAAAAGGCAATAGAAGAATACATAAGAAACCAACTTACAGAAGATATAGCAAACGATCAAATAACACTGAAAGAGTATATTGACCCGTTTACGGGTAGCAAGAACCAGTAA
- a CDS encoding ECF transporter S component — MVKTKNLTLMVTAAVFAALTCVATMVVQIPMPLTKGYVNLGDVMVLTSVWLIGSPWGVAAAGIGSAMADLLTGYAYYAPATLIIKALMAVAAFYIAKCFMNGSYFKSLVGKVIGGTVAEIIMVAGYFVYAIILYGNVATAAAGIFGNAIQGAVGLIAGVLLTVALEKAGTKKLLGFDK; from the coding sequence ATGGTAAAGACAAAAAATCTCACATTAATGGTTACGGCGGCTGTGTTTGCCGCACTTACCTGTGTTGCGACAATGGTAGTACAGATACCTATGCCGCTTACAAAGGGCTATGTAAATCTCGGTGATGTAATGGTGCTTACATCGGTATGGCTTATCGGCTCGCCGTGGGGAGTTGCGGCGGCAGGCATAGGCTCTGCGATGGCTGATCTGCTTACAGGTTATGCTTATTATGCGCCTGCAACGCTGATAATCAAGGCACTTATGGCAGTAGCGGCATTCTACATTGCAAAGTGCTTTATGAACGGCTCTTATTTCAAGTCGCTTGTCGGCAAGGTAATCGGCGGCACTGTGGCAGAAATAATTATGGTGGCAGGCTACTTCGTTTATGCTATTATACTTTACGGTAATGTGGCAACAGCGGCGGCAGGCATTTTCGGAAACGCAATACAGGGCGCTGTAGGGCTTATAGCAGGTGTGCTTCTGACAGTTGCGCTTGAAAAAGCAGGAACGAAGAAATTGCTCGGTTTTGATAAGTAA
- a CDS encoding EscU/YscU/HrcU family type III secretion system export apparatus switch protein, with amino-acid sequence MSKRNLGKQAAAALKYNPDLNYAPVVVASGLGELAKKIINIADENGVPVYRDDSTAALLVMLNSGETIPVELYRIIAAIYAEVVYSANDMKKGK; translated from the coding sequence ATGTCCAAGCGTAATTTAGGAAAGCAGGCTGCGGCGGCGCTTAAGTACAATCCCGACCTTAACTATGCTCCGGTCGTGGTAGCGTCCGGCCTTGGCGAGCTTGCGAAGAAGATTATAAATATCGCAGACGAGAACGGCGTTCCCGTTTACCGTGACGACAGCACGGCGGCGCTTCTTGTAATGCTCAACAGCGGTGAAACGATACCGGTCGAGCTGTACAGAATTATTGCGGCTATCTATGCGGAGGTCGTTTACTCCGCCAATGATATGAAAAAAGGCAAATAA
- a CDS encoding chemotaxis protein CheA, with protein MAKVEPGMESMLEMYIFETNTLLEQLDEILLRTEDANVFSQEDINEIFRIMHTIKGSSAMMGFENLQHLAHKGEDMFFVIREKPEIAKDAHFVYELIFEVSDLYKAEIEYIQNSGDDDYTPTDFSETFKKLEDATERLKAMESGAAPAESAPAAKQEASAAPAGSNVEGSMTVRVFFEDGCKMENLRAFLLLTKIKDVAEVISCTPPDVESNADTAKDIVENGFLVTFKGFDGDNDTVIKAIEGAVNVESYEIIDTPSAAPAEEKPAPAPVKEAAPVAAPAKTEEKPQAQPAPAKPAAKSAVTKAQEDIKKANGGQKQSLISVNLSKLDTLHDIVGEIITTESMVIANPDLEGLELESFSKAARQLRKLTDELQDTVMSIRMVPLAGVFQKMGRIVRDMKIKLNKEAELVLEGETTEVDKSIVDNLNDPLMHLVRNCMDHGIEDDINVRIAEGKPEKGTVKLSAKHSAGEVIITVSDDGAGINCEKVLEKAKENGLLTKPESEYTTKEIQNMILLPGFSTNDTVTEYSGRGVGMDVVRSNIEQCGGTLTVESEEGKGSSFIIRIPLTLAIVEGMKLKVGSTIFTVPISSIKESLMVANNQLLNDTKQGEMIMIRGVCYPILRLHEKFNMPTEVTKLEDGILLLVDVGGKNVCLFADKLIGEQPVVVKPFPKYLSQYNIKAEGLSGCTVMGDGTISLIIDVNNLIG; from the coding sequence ATGGCAAAGGTTGAACCCGGCATGGAATCCATGCTCGAAATGTACATATTTGAAACCAATACGTTGCTTGAACAGCTCGATGAAATTCTTCTCAGAACAGAGGATGCAAATGTATTCTCGCAGGAAGATATCAACGAGATATTCAGAATAATGCACACAATCAAAGGCTCGTCTGCGATGATGGGATTTGAAAATCTCCAGCATCTTGCGCACAAGGGCGAAGATATGTTCTTTGTAATAAGGGAGAAGCCCGAAATTGCGAAGGACGCACATTTTGTATATGAACTTATATTTGAGGTTTCCGATCTATACAAGGCTGAAATCGAGTATATACAGAATTCGGGGGATGACGACTATACGCCTACCGACTTCTCGGAAACGTTCAAAAAGCTCGAAGACGCAACGGAAAGATTAAAAGCAATGGAAAGCGGTGCCGCTCCTGCTGAAAGCGCTCCTGCGGCAAAGCAGGAAGCATCTGCCGCTCCTGCAGGAAGCAACGTTGAGGGAAGCATGACCGTCCGTGTATTCTTTGAGGACGGCTGTAAGATGGAGAACCTCCGTGCTTTCCTTCTGCTGACAAAGATAAAGGATGTTGCCGAAGTTATCAGCTGTACTCCTCCCGATGTTGAATCCAATGCGGATACGGCAAAGGATATTGTCGAGAACGGTTTCCTTGTGACCTTCAAGGGCTTTGACGGAGATAATGATACGGTAATTAAAGCTATAGAAGGTGCAGTCAACGTTGAGTCTTACGAAATAATAGACACACCGTCTGCGGCACCTGCCGAAGAAAAGCCTGCTCCCGCACCGGTTAAAGAGGCTGCCCCCGTTGCCGCCCCTGCAAAGACGGAGGAAAAGCCGCAGGCTCAGCCTGCTCCTGCAAAGCCTGCCGCAAAGAGTGCGGTCACAAAGGCTCAGGAGGACATTAAAAAGGCTAACGGCGGTCAGAAGCAGAGCCTTATCAGCGTAAATTTGTCAAAGCTTGACACACTGCACGATATTGTCGGTGAAATCATAACGACCGAGTCAATGGTAATAGCAAACCCGGATCTTGAGGGTCTTGAGCTTGAGAGCTTCTCAAAGGCGGCAAGACAACTCAGAAAGCTGACAGACGAGCTTCAGGATACTGTAATGTCTATCAGAATGGTACCCCTTGCAGGTGTATTTCAGAAAATGGGCAGAATTGTCCGTGATATGAAGATAAAGCTGAACAAGGAAGCAGAGCTTGTTCTTGAAGGTGAAACGACCGAGGTTGACAAGAGCATAGTAGATAACCTGAACGATCCTCTTATGCACCTTGTAAGAAACTGTATGGATCACGGCATAGAGGACGATATAAATGTCCGCATTGCCGAGGGTAAGCCCGAAAAGGGTACTGTAAAGCTGTCTGCAAAGCACTCGGCAGGTGAAGTTATCATCACCGTTTCAGATGACGGTGCAGGCATCAACTGCGAAAAGGTTCTTGAAAAGGCAAAGGAAAACGGACTTCTTACAAAGCCCGAAAGCGAATATACAACGAAGGAAATCCAGAACATGATTCTCCTGCCCGGCTTCTCGACCAATGATACGGTTACGGAATACAGCGGCAGAGGCGTAGGTATGGACGTTGTACGCAGTAATATCGAACAGTGCGGTGGTACACTTACCGTTGAAAGCGAAGAGGGCAAGGGTTCAAGCTTTATAATCAGAATACCGCTCACACTTGCGATAGTTGAGGGTATGAAGCTGAAAGTCGGCTCTACTATCTTTACAGTGCCGATCTCATCTATCAAGGAAAGCCTTATGGTTGCAAACAACCAGTTGCTCAACGATACAAAGCAGGGCGAAATGATAATGATAAGAGGCGTGTGCTATCCTATCCTCCGTCTGCACGAAAAGTTCAATATGCCGACCGAGGTCACAAAGCTTGAGGACGGTATCCTGCTTCTTGTCGATGTCGGCGGAAAGAATGTCTGCCTGTTTGCAGATAAGCTGATAGGCGAACAGCCCGTGGTTGTAAAACCGTTCCCGAAATACCTCAGCCAGTACAATATCAAGGCGGAGGGTCTGTCGGGCTGTACCGTAATGGGCGACGGCACTATTTCGCTCATAATAGATGTAAATAATCTTATCGGCTAA
- a CDS encoding chemotaxis protein CheW, whose translation MSENYNDKLQELLNTQKAMEDAKKDPQNTEITKVLTFYIGEQVYGIEIPDVIEIIEVPPITAVPGVPSYIKGIINVRSKIVPVVNIRSRFGKEEIPFNDRTCIIIVSTGDVSVGLIVDSVADVIPVTEQHISKTPELTGVNSNKFIKSILEMNDGIKLVLDVSKLIDEHASEEMK comes from the coding sequence TTGTCAGAGAATTATAATGATAAATTACAGGAACTTCTGAATACTCAGAAAGCTATGGAGGACGCAAAGAAAGATCCTCAGAATACAGAAATAACTAAGGTACTGACCTTCTATATCGGCGAGCAGGTATACGGCATTGAAATACCCGATGTCATCGAAATCATAGAAGTACCGCCCATAACCGCCGTACCCGGTGTACCGTCTTATATCAAGGGCATAATCAATGTCCGCAGTAAGATTGTTCCTGTTGTGAACATAAGAAGCAGATTCGGCAAGGAAGAGATTCCTTTCAACGACCGCACCTGCATAATCATCGTTTCGACAGGTGATGTATCGGTCGGACTTATCGTTGACAGCGTTGCGGACGTTATCCCCGTAACCGAACAGCATATATCAAAGACACCGGAGCTTACCGGTGTAAACTCGAATAAATTCATCAAGTCCATTCTTGAAATGAACGATGGAATAAAACTCGTCCTTGACGTTTCAAAACTGATAGACGAACACGCAAGCGAAGAAATGAAGTAA
- a CDS encoding protein-glutamate O-methyltransferase CheR, producing MLKITDNEFNRLVSFMRERYGINLSHKRTLIEGRLGNMLFERGFKNYDEYLDCCMNDRSGKELDGLLIKLTTNHTYFMREPEHFTYLTSTVLPFIKQTNARSKTMRIWSAGCSSGEEAYTTAMHISEFLGSEKSSWDTRILATDISLKTLAGAQNGVYLESGLTDLPPGWLEKYFDRIDSEKCKVKPALRNEVIFRTFNLMEPIPFKKAPFDLIFCRNVMIYFEMETKLALVKRFYDVLRPGGYLFIGHAESIPRDSTDYEYIKPAIYRRPLK from the coding sequence ATGCTTAAAATAACAGATAATGAATTCAACCGTCTGGTATCATTCATGAGAGAGCGCTACGGCATAAACCTTTCTCACAAACGCACGCTTATCGAGGGCAGACTCGGTAATATGCTCTTTGAGCGAGGATTCAAAAACTATGACGAGTATCTTGACTGCTGTATGAATGACAGAAGCGGTAAAGAGCTTGACGGTCTGCTTATAAAGCTGACCACAAATCATACTTATTTTATGCGTGAACCGGAGCATTTTACTTACCTTACAAGCACCGTTCTTCCGTTTATAAAGCAGACCAACGCAAGAAGCAAAACAATGCGTATATGGAGCGCAGGCTGTTCAAGCGGAGAAGAAGCGTACACTACGGCTATGCACATAAGCGAATTTCTGGGCAGTGAAAAATCTTCGTGGGATACAAGGATACTCGCTACCGATATTTCGCTGAAAACGCTTGCAGGCGCTCAGAACGGCGTATATCTGGAAAGCGGACTTACGGATCTGCCACCCGGCTGGCTTGAGAAGTATTTTGACAGGATAGACAGCGAAAAATGTAAGGTAAAGCCGGCGCTTCGCAACGAAGTGATTTTCCGCACGTTCAATCTGATGGAGCCGATACCCTTTAAAAAAGCTCCGTTTGATCTGATTTTCTGCCGTAACGTAATGATTTATTTTGAAATGGAAACGAAACTGGCTTTAGTAAAGCGGTTTTACGATGTGTTAAGACCGGGCGGATACCTGTTCATCGGTCACGCAGAAAGTATTCCGAGAGATTCAACCGATTATGAATATATTAAACCTGCTATTTACCGCAGACCGCTTAAATAA
- a CDS encoding chemotaxis protein CheB: MPLRILITGTSAAVSQVTKTIIDRSLHNCKSEIVDYKQLSLSAEKADYDFAVINDLMADVYYRLPSALNDVPSVLITNNDRILTDPKRFGLFGAIKNTSGGAAGLVAFEKELIAIINNGTHNTLERKSADKPHFDKIMQSPDGSDPAVLFKKTTAPQKNKRSDIIRPYSNSGKIEMIAIGASTGGTDAIIEVVQDLPADTPPIVIVQHMPVGFTKMYADRLDRICKMNAKEAENGDRLQQGLIILGHGSEQLEVHRDSGGLYVTSKPGEKVSGHCPSVDVLFSSVAKVTGKGTIGIILTGMGRDGASGLAEMRKSGAYTIGQDKDSCVVYGMPCVAFEEGAVIKQAPLSDIKNIIIGML, from the coding sequence TTGCCTCTACGCATACTTATAACAGGAACCAGTGCAGCTGTAAGTCAGGTCACAAAAACAATCATCGACCGCAGTCTGCATAACTGTAAATCTGAAATAGTTGACTATAAACAGCTTTCTCTTTCTGCCGAAAAAGCAGACTATGATTTTGCCGTTATAAACGATCTGATGGCGGATGTATATTATCGTCTGCCGTCGGCACTGAACGATGTTCCGTCGGTGCTCATAACCAATAATGACAGAATACTGACCGACCCGAAGCGATTCGGGCTTTTTGGTGCAATCAAAAACACAAGCGGCGGTGCGGCGGGTCTTGTTGCTTTTGAAAAAGAGCTGATAGCTATCATCAATAACGGCACTCATAATACGCTCGAGCGTAAATCTGCCGATAAACCGCACTTTGATAAAATCATGCAGTCGCCGGACGGCAGCGATCCTGCTGTTCTTTTCAAAAAAACGACAGCGCCGCAGAAAAACAAGCGGAGCGATATAATCAGACCTTACAGTAACAGCGGTAAGATTGAAATGATAGCGATAGGCGCAAGCACGGGCGGCACAGACGCCATAATAGAAGTTGTGCAGGATCTTCCTGCGGATACTCCGCCTATCGTAATAGTACAGCATATGCCTGTCGGATTCACGAAAATGTACGCCGACCGCCTTGACCGCATATGCAAGATGAACGCTAAAGAAGCTGAAAACGGCGACAGGCTGCAACAGGGTCTTATAATACTCGGACACGGATCGGAACAGCTTGAGGTACACAGGGACTCAGGTGGGTTATATGTTACCTCAAAGCCCGGTGAAAAGGTTTCGGGACACTGCCCTTCTGTTGATGTTTTGTTCAGTTCTGTAGCAAAGGTTACAGGAAAAGGAACTATAGGTATAATTCTCACAGGCATGGGACGTGACGGTGCTTCAGGTCTTGCCGAAATGAGAAAATCCGGCGCATATACGATAGGTCAGGACAAAGATTCCTGCGTTGTATATGGTATGCCGTGTGTTGCTTTTGAAGAAGGCGCAGTCATAAAACAGGCTCCGCTTTCTGATATAAAGAATATTATAATAGGAATGTTATAA
- a CDS encoding cellulase family glycosylhydrolase, whose protein sequence is MSTAKKTLSVITAVAIFAIAALMTMCVTQVASAAEMNGNTATELVSFIGTGWNLGNSLDAIGGGNSLSSETSWGNPKTTKAMIDAVKAQGFNTVRVPVSWGNHTTGDNFTIDSKWLARVKEVVDYCIDNDMYVILNIHHDTSTQYYYPSSTYKTQSMKFVKSIWTQVAKYFKDYDQHLVFETLNEPRLVGTGDEWWFPVNNPNSAVRDSISVINTLNQTAVDAIRAAGGKNTDRCIMVPGYGASIDGCTTPTFKLPDDSTPNRLIVSVHAYTPYNFALNANGTAEFTNDLKNEVDYLYSTIKSHFIDEGIPAIIGETSASNKNNAAERVKWAQYYMGKSAEYGVPCMLWDNNAFNGSDRGECHGHLNRSTLGWYDKAFVDAVIKYGKKEQIPEKLTPPASVTNCTARHTTTTEIFINWDKVEDADGYITEQYKGGKWVQINDSEYPAVDLYNLKPDTVYTLRIRAYKTQKGIYAYSDYVRFAARTSKLVVKNVTNFKVKSATTNSVTLQWDKCEGEVGYFVERYKNGSWCNIAELPVDTTSYTEKGLINGTTYSFRIRAYRYGDTVLTGLYSNVAGTTTLANVTGFAKQSSTDSSITVKWNRNSCATGYVLEQYTGGKWVQLTKTASNTNTSYTAKNLKASTTYTFRIKTYKTVNGKTTETAYIRLAARTSAPSVTNVTGFTKESVTQTTATLKWNKNTTATGYIVEQYKGGKWTQIAKTTSNSTLTCTAKGLKANTTYTFRIRAYKTSGSSTKYSNYVRAAVTTAK, encoded by the coding sequence ATGTCAACAGCAAAGAAAACCCTTTCTGTCATTACAGCCGTAGCAATTTTTGCAATTGCGGCTTTGATGACGATGTGTGTTACTCAGGTCGCATCAGCGGCAGAGATGAACGGTAACACAGCAACAGAGCTTGTAAGCTTCATCGGCACAGGCTGGAACTTAGGAAATTCTCTTGACGCAATAGGAGGCGGAAACAGCCTTTCCAGCGAAACGTCATGGGGAAATCCGAAAACAACAAAGGCGATGATAGATGCCGTAAAAGCACAAGGCTTCAACACAGTAAGAGTACCTGTATCGTGGGGCAACCACACGACCGGCGACAACTTCACTATCGACTCTAAGTGGCTTGCAAGAGTAAAAGAAGTTGTAGACTACTGCATTGATAACGATATGTACGTTATCCTGAACATTCACCACGACACATCCACACAGTACTACTACCCTTCATCTACATATAAAACGCAGTCGATGAAATTCGTAAAATCAATATGGACGCAGGTAGCAAAGTATTTCAAGGACTACGACCAGCATCTTGTATTTGAAACGCTCAACGAGCCAAGACTTGTCGGCACAGGCGATGAGTGGTGGTTTCCTGTAAATAATCCCAACAGTGCAGTTCGTGATTCGATCAGTGTAATAAACACACTCAATCAGACAGCGGTTGATGCTATCCGTGCGGCAGGCGGCAAAAATACCGACAGATGTATAATGGTTCCCGGATACGGTGCATCCATAGACGGCTGTACAACACCAACTTTCAAATTACCGGATGATTCTACGCCCAATCGTCTTATCGTATCGGTACACGCATATACACCTTATAATTTTGCTCTTAACGCAAACGGCACAGCTGAATTTACGAATGATCTGAAAAATGAAGTGGATTATCTGTACAGCACAATAAAATCGCATTTCATTGATGAAGGTATCCCTGCAATAATCGGTGAAACCAGTGCCTCCAACAAAAACAATGCAGCTGAACGTGTAAAGTGGGCACAGTATTATATGGGCAAATCCGCCGAATACGGCGTGCCTTGTATGCTGTGGGATAACAATGCGTTCAATGGCAGTGACAGAGGCGAATGCCACGGTCACCTCAACCGTTCAACGCTCGGCTGGTATGATAAGGCTTTTGTTGATGCTGTAATCAAGTACGGCAAGAAGGAACAGATACCCGAAAAGCTGACTCCTCCCGCAAGTGTTACCAATTGCACAGCAAGGCATACAACCACCACGGAAATTTTCATCAATTGGGATAAAGTTGAAGATGCCGACGGATATATTACCGAACAGTACAAAGGCGGTAAGTGGGTACAGATAAATGACAGTGAATATCCTGCGGTCGATTTATACAATCTGAAACCGGATACGGTTTACACTTTAAGGATAAGGGCGTATAAAACCCAAAAGGGAATCTATGCCTACAGCGATTATGTACGCTTTGCGGCAAGGACTTCCAAGCTGGTCGTTAAAAATGTTACTAACTTCAAGGTAAAATCAGCTACAACAAATTCAGTTACGTTACAGTGGGATAAATGTGAAGGTGAAGTCGGTTACTTCGTTGAACGATACAAGAACGGATCGTGGTGCAATATAGCAGAGCTTCCTGTTGACACAACAAGCTATACTGAGAAAGGCCTTATAAACGGAACGACCTACTCATTCAGAATCAGGGCGTACCGATACGGTGACACAGTGTTGACCGGATTATATTCGAATGTTGCGGGTACCACCACACTTGCAAATGTTACGGGCTTTGCAAAGCAATCCTCTACAGATTCAAGCATTACTGTAAAATGGAACAGGAATTCATGCGCTACAGGATATGTGCTTGAACAGTACACAGGCGGAAAGTGGGTACAGCTTACAAAAACAGCGTCAAACACCAATACTTCGTACACTGCGAAGAACCTGAAAGCAAGCACAACTTACACATTCCGCATCAAAACGTACAAGACGGTAAACGGTAAAACCACCGAAACCGCTTATATAAGACTTGCTGCGAGAACATCCGCACCGAGCGTTACGAATGTAACAGGCTTTACAAAGGAATCTGTTACCCAAACGACCGCTACTTTGAAGTGGAACAAAAACACAACCGCTACAGGCTACATTGTCGAACAGTACAAGGGCGGCAAGTGGACTCAGATAGCAAAGACAACGAGCAACAGTACACTTACCTGCACTGCAAAAGGACTTAAGGCGAACACTACTTATACGTTCAGAATCAGAGCATATAAGACCTCCGGCAGTTCAACTAAGTACAGCAACTATGTAAGAGCGGCGGTAACTACCGCTAAGTAA
- a CDS encoding glycosyltransferase yields the protein MENRTELQPYSVLMSVYSGENPEFFAQSLESLYIQTYPADEIVVVCDGELNEQLDVVLEQYSEKFGGKMKIHRLESHGGTAKCANTGLAICKNEYIMKMDSDDICLENRAEKQMIYLAQHPEVSILGSYIQEFDSDTGNDIAVRRPPTENEAIRKFAKRRAPFNNQTLVYKKSLAQSIGGYCEELERCEDYDFMVRMLIGGAIAANIPEVLVRYRVTAGNLNRRRNWRNTKSFIAVRKKIRKMGFSGFMDFLIPCASQIILFIVPGFVTGFIYKKLLRK from the coding sequence ATGGAAAATAGAACAGAATTACAGCCGTACAGCGTCCTTATGTCAGTATACAGCGGAGAAAATCCCGAGTTTTTCGCTCAGAGCCTTGAAAGCCTGTATATACAGACTTATCCTGCGGATGAGATAGTTGTTGTATGCGACGGCGAGCTGAATGAACAGCTTGACGTAGTGCTTGAGCAATACAGCGAAAAGTTCGGCGGTAAGATGAAGATACACCGCCTTGAAAGTCACGGCGGCACTGCAAAATGTGCTAACACAGGACTTGCTATTTGTAAGAATGAATATATAATGAAGATGGATTCCGATGATATATGCCTTGAAAACAGGGCGGAGAAGCAGATGATATATCTTGCACAACACCCTGAGGTGTCAATACTCGGCAGTTATATTCAGGAATTCGACAGCGATACAGGTAATGATATTGCTGTCAGAAGACCGCCGACAGAAAATGAAGCGATAAGAAAATTTGCAAAACGCAGAGCGCCGTTCAATAACCAGACGCTTGTATATAAAAAATCGCTTGCACAGTCGATCGGCGGATACTGCGAGGAGCTTGAACGCTGTGAAGATTATGACTTTATGGTGCGTATGCTGATTGGCGGTGCGATAGCTGCAAACATTCCCGAAGTGCTTGTACGCTACAGGGTAACGGCCGGAAATCTGAACCGCAGACGCAACTGGCGTAACACAAAGAGCTTTATTGCGGTCAGAAAAAAGATAAGGAAGATGGGTTTCTCAGGTTTTATGGATTTCCTTATTCCTTGTGCAAGTCAGATAATTCTGTTTATCGTACCCGGCTTTGTGACCGGATTTATCTATAAAAAACTGCTCCGAAAATAA
- a CDS encoding peptide ABC transporter substrate-binding protein — MKKRTTIRISAFLLCLCCAFFTSCKEDDGKGYVFGYDISSNPGSLDPQYASDRESYLIIGSVFEGLFRIGADGNAEKAMAESYTVSDDGLTYNFKLKQDRYWTDVNGYSKKVTAADFVFGFRRLFLPETRAPKASEYFCIKNSDKINSGEITDLSQLGVTAQGDYSLTIELQYTEPSFAMLLAMPAAMPCNEEYFIKAQGKYGLDAERTASNGPFYVKTWNYDAWSNNNNNLVLRYSDKYNEHDEVTPLGLNFFIEDNHITDFTDGTSQSIVLSGSKAKSYLDKNYIYDEFSTAVYGITMNTSNSIFRSDKLRYALLYATDTAELEMPFGYTVADGAVPPSVKNSLGSYRDVVGGKAVVKPDEIKAYTAYQSACAGIDKADLYSVNIIAVENRDEEIGESVKGILQQWQAKLGMYCSISYISESEYDEKLKNGDYTLALTRLNGSYNCPEAYLNSFTDNVNKYSAMNSDYSKLLEKASQAKDEKEEYELCRQAEKQLISDGRFIPVAYVTEYFISTKNCENIIYDAFTGQIDYRNALYFD, encoded by the coding sequence ATGAAGAAAAGAACGACAATTCGCATTTCTGCGTTTTTGCTGTGCTTATGCTGTGCTTTTTTCACCTCGTGTAAAGAGGATGACGGCAAGGGATATGTGTTCGGTTATGATATATCGTCAAACCCCGGAAGCCTTGACCCTCAATACGCTTCGGACAGGGAATCATATCTTATAATCGGCTCGGTGTTCGAGGGCTTGTTCAGAATCGGAGCGGACGGCAATGCGGAAAAAGCAATGGCTGAAAGCTATACCGTTTCGGATGACGGGCTTACATATAACTTCAAACTGAAGCAGGACAGATACTGGACAGATGTAAACGGCTACAGCAAGAAGGTAACGGCCGCCGATTTTGTTTTCGGCTTCAGAAGATTATTCCTGCCGGAAACCAGAGCGCCGAAGGCATCGGAATATTTCTGCATAAAAAATTCCGATAAGATAAACAGCGGAGAAATCACCGACCTGTCACAGCTCGGAGTTACGGCGCAGGGGGATTATTCGCTTACAATAGAACTGCAATATACCGAGCCGTCATTTGCGATGCTTCTTGCTATGCCGGCGGCTATGCCGTGCAACGAGGAATACTTCATCAAGGCACAGGGCAAATACGGTCTTGACGCAGAGCGAACTGCGTCAAACGGTCCGTTTTATGTTAAGACGTGGAATTATGACGCTTGGAGCAACAATAACAATAACCTCGTTCTTCGTTACAGCGACAAGTATAATGAGCATGACGAGGTAACTCCGCTCGGACTTAACTTCTTCATTGAAGATAATCATATTACTGATTTCACCGACGGAACATCGCAGAGCATCGTTCTTTCAGGCAGTAAGGCAAAGAGCTATCTTGACAAAAATTATATCTATGACGAATTCTCGACCGCTGTTTACGGCATTACAATGAACACATCAAATTCGATATTCAGGAGCGACAAGCTCCGCTACGCCTTACTGTATGCGACCGATACCGCAGAGCTTGAAATGCCTTTCGGATATACCGTTGCTGATGGAGCGGTACCTCCGTCTGTAAAAAATTCGCTCGGAAGCTATCGTGATGTTGTGGGCGGCAAGGCAGTGGTAAAGCCCGATGAGATAAAGGCATATACGGCATACCAGAGTGCGTGTGCCGGTATTGACAAGGCGGATTTGTACAGCGTCAATATAATCGCTGTAGAAAACCGTGACGAAGAAATAGGCGAATCGGTAAAGGGCATTTTACAGCAGTGGCAGGCAAAGCTCGGAATGTATTGCAGTATCTCGTATATCAGCGAAAGCGAATATGACGAGAAGCTGAAAAACGGCGATTATACGCTTGCACTGACACGTCTTAACGGCAGTTATAATTGTCCTGAGGCGTATCTTAACAGCTTTACGGATAACGTGAACAAATACAGTGCTATGAACAGCGATTATTCGAAACTGCTCGAAAAAGCATCGCAGGCGAAAGATGAGAAGGAGGAATATGAGCTGTGCAGACAGGCGGAAAAACAGCTTATATCCGACGGCAGATTCATTCCCGTTGCATACGTTACGGAGTATTTTATCAGTACAAAAAACTGCGAAAATATAATTTATGACGCATTTACAGGACAAATTGACTATCGTAATGCGCTCTATTTCGACTGA